AAAGATTTTATAGAACCTAGTTTCCCAAAATGAAGATAACatgactttttaagaaaaaaaaaatgttgttgcTCCAgttttttattgacattttattgttttaagtaaTTTTCCAGCTTTTACCTGCCAGACACATATTTAGCAGCTTTCTGGCTTTGAAGTTTGACATGAAAATTTTAATGTGGTGTAAAACCAACGAAGTTTTTAAAACTCACACTGCTGGTGATTATAATTGTGTAAATCccattaattttctctttcttcccaccCACGTACATGCCAACACAATTTATTCTCTGTTTTCAAAATGCACATAACATATTTTACCGATGACAAAAATTTGACACATTTCTTATTAATAATGTTAGGCTAAAAATATTCTTGTGCTAAAATAAACTCAATGACaattcaaaagagaaataaaactagcATATATCAGTagtaacacaatttttaaaaaatccctgaATTTGTTCTATATTTATAGGTCCAACCTAATTACCAAATATCACTGGAATGGAAATACCTTTTTGAAAGTTTCAAAGTCATCTCTATATTATCAAATGCCACTGGCCACATGGATAGTGTGATACAATGAAATTCCAACCAAGCAGGAGAGTTTGGCAATCCATCTTGGTTGTTGTAATTAGACTTGACCTATAATTACTGaacaaaacagcaataaaaactgCACAGTATACCTTCAAACAAATGTATCTGACTGGATTTGGTGCATTGTTCTCAGTATCATTAGCTTCAAATCTTTAGTTTATAGCATAGGAAAAATTATAGGAGAAACCATATCTGGACCTGAACACAGTTCTCATACCTAAAAGGTGGATTCTAGCATTAATTCACCACCATTATTTGTTGTTTGATCACTTACTTCCTCTTGAATAGCTGGAAGGGAAGGCTTTGTGGTCAAAGGTGTTTCAGTCTTAAACAGGGACTCCATTCTGACGTGGGTATTGATGTAGAAGGACTTCTGAAAGGACTCAAGCGTGAAGTAATAGATGAAAGGGTCAAAACAACAGTTCAGAGTTGCAAGACACAAGGTGATTGGGTACATGATCTTTGCAAATCTTTCCAAAAAGCAATTAGTAATAGCTTGGGAGCGCACCAGCGCATACAGGAAGAGGACAGAGTTGTAGGGTACAAAGCATACCACGAATACTGCCATATGTACTGTGatcattttcagaacttttttctTATTGGTACCAATTTGAGATAGAGTAGCAGGCTTACGAAGAGTTCTCAGCACCACAGAAGAGCAAGAGACATTCAATATCAGAGGAATGATAAACCCAACAACTTCAATAAATATTGTGATCTTCGATAAATAAGTCTTCCAGACACGTTTGGAGAAGCCTTCAAAGCAGGTGGTGGTTGCATTGTTGACATTAGTGGTGGAAAACAAAGAGGCTGAAATACCGCCACTGAGGACTAGGATCCAGACACCAGCACACACAATGGCAGAATTCCTCCTAGTCCTAATAGTACGAGATCGGAAGGGATAGACAATGGCCAGGAAACGATCCACACTAATACAGGTGAGAAAGAGCATGCTGCCATAGATGTTGGTAAGGAATGCAGTTCCAGAGATCTTGCAGAGGGTGTCACCAAAAGGCCAGTGGCGGTTGaagttgtaaaatattttaaaaggtagggtacagacaaaaagcaaatcaGAGAGGGCTAGATTGGTGATAAAAATAGCAGTCTCACTTCTCATTTTCATGCGGAAACAGAAGACAAACAGAGAGACACTGTTGGTTATCAGACCCAAG
The sequence above is drawn from the Theropithecus gelada isolate Dixy chromosome X, Tgel_1.0, whole genome shotgun sequence genome and encodes:
- the LPAR4 gene encoding lysophosphatidic acid receptor 4, whose product is MGDRRFIDFQFQDSNSSLRPRLGNATANNTCIVDDSFKYNLNGAVYSVVFILGLITNSVSLFVFCFRMKMRSETAIFITNLALSDLLFVCTLPFKIFYNFNRHWPFGDTLCKISGTAFLTNIYGSMLFLTCISVDRFLAIVYPFRSRTIRTRRNSAIVCAGVWILVLSGGISASLFSTTNVNNATTTCFEGFSKRVWKTYLSKITIFIEVVGFIIPLILNVSCSSVVLRTLRKPATLSQIGTNKKKVLKMITVHMAVFVVCFVPYNSVLFLYALVRSQAITNCFLERFAKIMYPITLCLATLNCCFDPFIYYFTLESFQKSFYINTHVRMESLFKTETPLTTKPSLPAIQEEVSDQTTNNGGELMLESTF